The sequence below is a genomic window from Halolamina litorea.
TCCCTGTGCTGTGTCGTCGATGTCGTCGGTGTCGTGTTCCTCATCGTCGTATCGGACCGGTTCGTCCAGCGGCGGCAGTTGGTCGCGGATCATCGACTCGTCGGCTTCGAGCCACGGCGGCAGTCGGAGCTCGCTCCCCAGTTCCTCGATCGGTTCGTCGCGGTCGATCCCGGGGCCGTCGGTGGCGAGTTCGAACAGCACGCCGCCGGGGTCGCGGACGTACACCGAGTCGAAGTAGTAGCGTTCTCTGGGCTGTGATGGCGAGAGGCCGGCGTCGAGGAGGCGGTCGTGCCACGCGTCGAGTGCCGCGCGGTCGGGCATCCGAACCGCCACGTGATGGCCGGTACCGGCCCCTTCTTTCCCCCATGGCTCCTCGCGGCCGTAGAGGTCGACGACGGTGCCCGGTGTGGGGGCTTCGGCGAGGTCGGTCGTGTCGGCGTCCAGCCCCTCGGTTTCGACGCCGTCGGCGCCGGCGACGTAGCGTACCCGGTCACCTTCCTGCCCGACGAGGCCGAAGCCGAACAGTTCCAGCACGCGGCCGGTGACGTAGGGACTGTTCGAGCGGAGCGTTGTCGAGTGGATCCCGCGGATCGCGTGTTCGTCGGGGACGCTTTCGTTCCAAGGGTCGACCGGGGTTTCGTCGACGCCCAGCACGCCGGCGCCGGCGCTCTCGATCAGCGCGAGGTCGAGGCCGTCGCGGTCGGTGACGGTGAGGGTTCGCTCGCCGAAGCGCTCGCCAGCCTCCGCCTCGACCCCGTGGCTGGCGAGGCGTTCCTGCCAGTACTCTCGGCTCCCCTCGGGGATGGCGAACGCAGTCTCGCTCGGTTGGCCGGCGCCGCGGCGTCCGCCGGGGTCGAGGGGGTACGGGAACGCCGTGAACGTCGTCCCGCGGGTCGCTTCGGCGTCGCCGAAGTAGAGGTGATGGACCGCCGGCTCGTCGTGGTTGACGGTGCGCTTCACGAGTCGGAGTCCCAGCACGTCCCGGTAGAACGTCAGCGTCCCGTAGGGGTCGCCGCTGACGACCGAGAGGTGGTGGAGCCCGGGGGTGTCGGGCGCGTCGCTGGCTGCGGCGTCGCTATCGGCGTCGACGTCACCGGAACTCTCCGAGTTCCGGTTGGCAGACGAGGGTCTTCGACTCTCGTCGACGCCCGAGTCGGGAGCGAGCGTGTCGAGGTCGGGTTCCCGCTCGCTCACAGTCCCCCCGAACCGGAGGCGGCCGTCGTCGGGATCTCGATCTCCTCGATCGGGAGCCCCAGTTCCTCCAGCGCCGCGCGCATGTGCTCGTCCTTGACGTACTCGGCGCCCTCCTCGACGCGGTGGGCCTGCGCCCGGGCCAGCACTTCGCCCCGTCGGTCGTCGGGGATCTCGAACTTGTCCGCTGCGAGTTCGATCGTCAGCCCGTTGTGGTCACGGGTGTAGAGGGAGTGGAACGCGCCGCGATCGAACTCGTTGTAGCCGTAGCCGTGGTCCTCCAGCGCCTCCGCGATCTCGGCCATGCG
It includes:
- a CDS encoding VOC family protein, translated to MSEREPDLDTLAPDSGVDESRRPSSANRNSESSGDVDADSDAAASDAPDTPGLHHLSVVSGDPYGTLTFYRDVLGLRLVKRTVNHDEPAVHHLYFGDAEATRGTTFTAFPYPLDPGGRRGAGQPSETAFAIPEGSREYWQERLASHGVEAEAGERFGERTLTVTDRDGLDLALIESAGAGVLGVDETPVDPWNESVPDEHAIRGIHSTTLRSNSPYVTGRVLELFGFGLVGQEGDRVRYVAGADGVETEGLDADTTDLAEAPTPGTVVDLYGREEPWGKEGAGTGHHVAVRMPDRAALDAWHDRLLDAGLSPSQPRERYYFDSVYVRDPGGVLFELATDGPGIDRDEPIEELGSELRLPPWLEADESMIRDQLPPLDEPVRYDDEEHDTDDIDDTAQGGKR